A single Columba livia isolate bColLiv1 breed racing homer chromosome 22, bColLiv1.pat.W.v2, whole genome shotgun sequence DNA region contains:
- the CIMAP3 gene encoding ciliary microtubule-associated protein 3 isoform X1: MAWEPRDAQKRISFGSCQERKIFPAHQASDRLGIQLTAAGGNPSLGPGCYLSQEKSSLRYSLGNRPLSNKGYVIGARTAQRFLPQPQPVSPGPATYQPFGKKSCQPAHAPFSAKTPRFPDKPSDKELIPGPGTYEAEKQLHKKLTWPMKFGSPDWSLVPMPATRMLKTEVQKLSLDREWRRQRDRAAYLSLYFN, translated from the exons ATGGCCTGGGAGCCCAGAG ATGCACAAAAGCGGATCTCGTTCGGGTCATGCCAAGAACGGAAAATCTTCCCTGCCCACCAGGCCTCGGACAGGCTGGGGATCCAGCTGACAGCCGCTGGGGGGAACCCTTCGCTGGGGCCAGGCTGCTACCTCAGCCAAGAG AAAAGCAGCCTCAGATACTCTTTGGGAAACAGACCACTGAGCAACAAAGGCTACGTGATCGGAGCGAGAACGGCCCAGCGCTTCCTGCCGCAGCCCCAG CCTGTGAGTCCCGGCCCAGCAACGTACCAGCCATTCGGGAAGAAAAGCTGCCAGCCTGCCCACGCTCCATTTTCTGCTAAGACACCACGATTTCCAGACAAGCCTTCAGATAAAGAACTTATCCCTGG ACCTGGAACTTACGAAGCAGAAAAGCAACTACACAAGAAACTCACTTGGCCAATGAAGTTTGGGTCTCCAGACTGGTCTTTAGTGCCAATGCCAGCAACAAGGATGCTGAAAACGGAGGTACAGAAG CTGAGCTTAGACAGAGAATGGAGGAGACAGCGGGACCGAGCGGCCTACCTGAGCCTGTACTTCAACTGA
- the CIMAP3 gene encoding ciliary microtubule-associated protein 3 isoform X2, with protein sequence MAWEPRDAQKRISFGSCQERKIFPAHQASDRLGIQLTAAGGNPSLGPGCYLSQEKSSLRYSLGNRPLSNKGYVIGARTAQRFLPQPQPVSPGPATYQPFGKKSCQPAHAPFSAKTPRFPDKPSDKELIPGPGTYEAEKQLHKKLTWPMKFGSPDWSLVPMPATRMLKTEVQKLSFS encoded by the exons ATGGCCTGGGAGCCCAGAG ATGCACAAAAGCGGATCTCGTTCGGGTCATGCCAAGAACGGAAAATCTTCCCTGCCCACCAGGCCTCGGACAGGCTGGGGATCCAGCTGACAGCCGCTGGGGGGAACCCTTCGCTGGGGCCAGGCTGCTACCTCAGCCAAGAG AAAAGCAGCCTCAGATACTCTTTGGGAAACAGACCACTGAGCAACAAAGGCTACGTGATCGGAGCGAGAACGGCCCAGCGCTTCCTGCCGCAGCCCCAG CCTGTGAGTCCCGGCCCAGCAACGTACCAGCCATTCGGGAAGAAAAGCTGCCAGCCTGCCCACGCTCCATTTTCTGCTAAGACACCACGATTTCCAGACAAGCCTTCAGATAAAGAACTTATCCCTGG ACCTGGAACTTACGAAGCAGAAAAGCAACTACACAAGAAACTCACTTGGCCAATGAAGTTTGGGTCTCCAGACTGGTCTTTAGTGCCAATGCCAGCAACAAGGATGCTGAAAACGGAGGTACAGAAG TTGTCTTTCAGCTGA